In Ictalurus furcatus strain D&B chromosome 20, Billie_1.0, whole genome shotgun sequence, the DNA window CCGTAACGCTCTAATATctaatattttctaatattttatcATGGTTTGCAATATTATCGTCACGTCTTATTGTTCGAAGTACTGTTTGTCTTtggtgcgtctctctctctctctctctctctgctataACTTCAGGCTCCTCCTGTTTTCTAGTCTTTACTGTAGTCGTTATTAGACTCCATCAAGTCGCCTTTTCTCCTGTAATCCACTGCCTCCATCATCACCGAGCCGCCGTGCGGTTAGCGTCACGCTCAGACATCACGCGGCCGATCTACGAGCGTAAATAAGACATTCCTCTGAGGAGACTCGACGGAGCTAATGATGTTCAACCCTCCTCATGATTCATTCTCCACATTTCAGTTCCAATTTGGTTTGAAGCCTCGGCGCTGCTCGGGGTTTTTGTAATTCCAGAGAATCAGTATATGAAGCAGGATGAATGAACCACACTTACCACCTTTTATTAGCCTGTTCTTTTTTATTAGCACTCGTGTACTCAGGAGCCATGAATGCTCAAAGATGtaataaagaaacaataaacGTATTTGCGGAATTGATCGACCGCCTGCTCTTCTCCTGGCGTGTATTTGCTTCacatatttaaaccaaaatcCCTTATCGCGCTAGATTAGATTGAAATCATCAAGATCAGTTCATCTTAACAgtattttccacacacacacacacacacacacaaaaagttctgttttaaaggaatattaagCAATGAAAATGCTAATCGGTCCAAAATGATGTATTGTTTTGCTGAACAATGCTAGCATAATGATCCATAGCTTAGATATTAGCAGTGCATCATCATGCTAGCATCGTTCAGTAAAGCACTACATGCATTTTGGATTTAAAAGTTTGTTAACTCTCTCACAGTGTTTCTGAGGTAAAGCTAGTTGGCACTAAAGTTAGCATTATTGGTAGCTCTTAGCTATGTCTCGTGATTAGCAGTGTTAGCATTGTTTAGTCGGTGAACAAAAACTTCCAAATCATTTTCTTTCCAaagtttcctttgtttttcaGGAATGCGAATGGTGTAAATAAAGAATCAAACTTAGTAGGCGTCGGTTAGCATAACAGCCCATTATTAGCTATGCCTAATCAGCAGCATTATTCAGTCAACTCTCCCTGTAAAAGCGACGTAACAGCTCACGTATGTATGTTCTCTTGTTGGGTTTCAGGAATGACTGCCGCTGCCTCTCTGGTGTCCTTGGCTTGGGCTCTGGCATCCTACCAGAAGGCTTTACGGGATTCACGTGACGACAAGAAGCCCGTCAGCTACCTGGCCGTCATCATTCAATTCTGCTGGCACTTCTTCACCATCGCGGCACGCGTCGTGACCTTTGCCCTGTTCGCCTCCGTGTTCCAGCTCTACTTCGGAATTTTCATCGTGCTACATTGGTGCATCATGACCTTCTGGATCGTGCACTGCGAGACCGAGTTCTGCGTCACCAAGTGGGAGGAGATTGTCTTTGACATGGTGGTGGGGATCATCTACATCTTCAGCTGGTTCAACGTAAAGGAGGGCCGCACGCGCTGCCGCCTCTTCATCTACTACTTGGTCATCTTGTTGGAAAACGCAGCGCTCAGCGCGCTCTGGTATCTGTACCGCTCACCGCTGGGCACCGACGCCTTCGCTGTTCCTGCCCTGTGCGTCATCTTTTCCAGCTTCTTCACAGGAATCGTCTTCATGCTCATGTACTACGCTTTCTTCCATCCTAACGGGCCGCGATTTGGACGCTCGGCCAGCCTGAGCCAGCTGGACGATACCAACGTCACTACCGGCTTCGCCATGCCAACCGAAGGTGCCACCAATTCCCTTCGCTCCAACAGGGGTGGCACGCTGGCAAGGGACGCTGATCGCGATGCTAAGTACACCGAGCGAGACGGATGCGCCCCTGTTTTTCAAGTTCGTCCCACAGCTCCGTCCACGCCATCCTCTCGCACCCATCGCGTGGACGAAACCGTGATCAGAATAGACGTATGCAGGAACCGATACCCAGCCTGGGAAAGGCACGTGCTGGACCGCGGCATACGCAGAGCCATCTTGGCTATCGCTAACTCGCCCACGCCACCTCGACTGCAGTACAAGGACGACATGCTCGTCCAGGAGCGGCTGGAGTACGAGACCACGTTGTAGCTCACCCACTTTTCCACAGCTTGGTACGTGGAATCTTATAGGTTATCATCCATTAACAGCAGGACTGTGGCAATAACATGACTAGCGGAGCGGGACTGTCAAGCCCATAGCATTTAGCCATGATGTTGATTGTCATGGACGGAaggaagaattttaaaaaagtggagaaaaaaaaaaaaaacgacagcaaaaaaaaacaagaataaaatataaaaacaaacaaataggcACAACATGTTCACTGGTGTAAGGATTGGTatttttttagtcttttttttttcttcattgatTCAGgttttctcaatttttttttttttacttatcagggaatatgtttttttttttccccctcggtGTGGAGCAGATATCTAGTCTGCAGACACTACAGTCCGTCCATAAGCTTATTCGCTGGAGTTAACTCCTCAACACTACGCCTTTTTTGGCCatctaaatatatttactgttgtTCAGGCctttaaattataattataaatctgCCATAACGCATCCTGGAATAGTGACATTACCTGGACAACAGGAGGACAAGCAGGTGACCTAGTCTAGTGCTGATAAAACTCGTGGAGACAAAAAGAAACTCGCCAGGGTGAGGGGTGCTGAAACCCACGAGTCGTCTGACATCAGCAAAACTCTCGCAGTGCCAAAAAAATCCTGGTCCATACTGGACTCCACAGTGGACATGGTGGACCTGGAGTCTCTGCCAGTAaactgtacataaaaaaaaaaaaacaacaacaaaaaaaaacagggcagCATTTCAATCATCTACTTGaatattgtataaaaaaaaaataattaaaaaaattaaaaaagtgaaTGAAAGAAAGCCACGCAGGACTGACCCAGGCTCAAACACACAACTTCTCTCCTGGAGAAGGAACCAGGCCAAGAAAACGCTTCCTGGCAGCTCGGCTCACGCTGGCTGATATGGATCTCTCAAGaaacgctcacacacacacacacacacacacacacacacacacacgtatgtactgagaaacacacacacacatacacaacacagagCAATCCACAACAGCCAGGATGGATTCCACCTCCAAAAGATTAAAGATACAGTGTTCTTCACGAGTCTGTGTGAACTCGCACGACTGTTTCTGATCACGATTgtctgtgtaggtgtgtattcgCTCGGCAGTACCAGACACGGCGTCCACCGGTTCACGTGCCGCGTCTACAGAAACACAACGCTGTATCTTTAAATCTCCCAAACAGCTCATCTGtatatgaaaggaaaaaaaaaaaaaacatccagtctCTTTCAGTTAAAAGTGCTTCTTAGTGTCTTTTTATAGGAGGCGAAGACGGGGACGACGGGAGAGGACGCCGTACGACAAGCACAAGACTTGAGCACAGCAAAAATGGTTCCTGTACTGGggggaactaaaaaaaaatggtacaagTCTGAAGTTCTGGATGCGATCTCGATGTCCTGCGTTGTTAGACTCGGACAAGGGCGTCCGTTGTCTTTCTTTAGACATGTGACGtaattgtatttcattttatatcagGATTTCGATGAATTTGTGTGCGTGCTAGGCGTGTGCCAGTATTCACAAGATTCACAAGATTCAGTtgcacagtaaatacacaataatTTGACACATCGTGGACGGGAATTTTTCCGACGCCTACCCCTgcgttcagttcagttcagatCAAGGTTGAGTGTGTGGATGGgaatcattctttcattcattcattcattcatcctcagtaACCAGTTTATCCTGATCCTCATCACAGATCCTGTGATGGATCTGAAGTCTACCCCTGGAAAACCAGGTGTGAGACGGGAAAAGatcctggatgggacgccatTCTGTCGCAAGATACTAGACACTCATACATACCTAGGGGTAATG includes these proteins:
- the LOC128624552 gene encoding XK-related protein 4-like, whose translation is MALDGLPSATDSLGPCGGSLAHSRRLANVLYETSSAVAFKNRTELGLDVLASARPSALASSSSGGAADRKAVGAERKTESHAAPISPALKAKPCCFQSQRRFRHDATCDNNANGALSLRTVFCRLIGRYFRTIYLGIRSRRSGENDRWRFYWRMVYEYADVSMLHLLATFLESAPQLVLQLCIIIQTHKLLAVQGMTAAASLVSLAWALASYQKALRDSRDDKKPVSYLAVIIQFCWHFFTIAARVVTFALFASVFQLYFGIFIVLHWCIMTFWIVHCETEFCVTKWEEIVFDMVVGIIYIFSWFNVKEGRTRCRLFIYYLVILLENAALSALWYLYRSPLGTDAFAVPALCVIFSSFFTGIVFMLMYYAFFHPNGPRFGRSASLSQLDDTNVTTGFAMPTEGATNSLRSNRGGTLARDADRDAKYTERDGCAPVFQVRPTAPSTPSSRTHRVDETVIRIDVCRNRYPAWERHVLDRGIRRAILAIANSPTPPRLQYKDDMLVQERLEYETTL